From one Pedobacter faecalis genomic stretch:
- a CDS encoding sugar 3,4-ketoisomerase, whose translation MASLINLKTFTDTRGNLTVIEKIVPFDIKRIFYIYGVDNSERGGHRHHETVQAAICLRGSCVIYNDNGIEESSYLLDSPDKCLIIQPCDWHTMHSFSDDAILMVLASAYFEQSDYIYTPYRIKCAI comes from the coding sequence ATGGCTTCACTGATCAATCTGAAAACATTTACGGACACGCGGGGCAATTTGACCGTGATCGAGAAAATTGTTCCCTTTGATATCAAACGCATTTTTTATATCTATGGCGTAGACAATTCTGAACGTGGAGGGCACCGGCATCATGAAACTGTTCAGGCCGCGATCTGTTTGCGGGGTAGCTGCGTGATTTACAATGATAATGGTATTGAGGAGTCTTCATATCTGCTGGATAGTCCGGATAAGTGTTTGATTATACAGCCATGCGACTGGCATACGATGCATAGTTTTAGCGACGACGCCATCCTGATGGTGCTTGCCTCGGCTTACTTCGAACAGAGTGATTACATTTATACGCCATATCGCATCAAGTGCGCCATATAA
- a CDS encoding MFS transporter, whose product MDMNNTTKIPNLGLITAVASLGGLLFGFDMAVVSGVLPLVQKQFVLNSVQEGWFVSSALLGCIIGVAGSGELADRFGRRALLLLSAVLFLVSAAGCAFMPSLSTVIACRLLGGIGIGIASNVVPLYISEIAPANIRGRLVTYYQLALTFGILLAYLTNAGLLNYALADDASQGGTFAWLFIDEVWRGMFGVALIPALLFLVGLLYVPESPRWLQSRHTSSEPQGSYKELLAPGMRKALLIGIFLPLFSQFSGINAIIYYGPSILSDAGLSLSNSLMSQIILGLANMLFTLVAIWKVDSWGRRPLYIFGTIGATVALFLTGLCFYMGATTSLVLLICVLAFLACFAFSIGPLKFVVASEIFPGKIRGRAMAISIMVMWVADTIVGQLTPMLLRNVGTANTFWFFAFFCLIAFIVVYRMLPETKGQSLEQIEEKFVGH is encoded by the coding sequence ATGGATATGAACAACACAACCAAGATCCCTAACCTGGGTCTGATCACCGCCGTGGCATCGCTGGGCGGACTGCTTTTCGGCTTTGATATGGCCGTTGTTTCGGGTGTATTGCCACTTGTGCAGAAGCAGTTCGTACTTAACTCCGTCCAGGAGGGCTGGTTTGTGTCGTCCGCATTGCTGGGCTGTATTATCGGCGTTGCCGGTTCCGGTGAACTGGCCGACCGGTTTGGCCGACGGGCCCTGTTGCTTTTGTCGGCCGTCCTGTTCCTGGTCTCCGCTGCCGGCTGTGCCTTTATGCCTTCACTTTCAACGGTGATTGCTTGTCGCCTGCTCGGAGGTATAGGCATAGGGATAGCTTCTAACGTGGTGCCGTTGTATATTTCTGAAATTGCCCCCGCGAATATCAGGGGGCGACTGGTAACCTATTATCAGCTTGCGCTGACTTTTGGGATACTGCTCGCTTATCTGACCAATGCGGGACTGTTGAATTATGCGCTTGCCGATGACGCCTCACAGGGGGGTACCTTCGCCTGGTTATTTATAGACGAGGTCTGGCGTGGCATGTTCGGTGTGGCGCTGATACCGGCGCTGCTTTTCCTGGTCGGCTTATTATACGTGCCTGAAAGTCCGAGATGGCTTCAGTCTAGACACACTTCCAGCGAACCACAGGGTAGCTATAAAGAACTCCTTGCACCCGGAATGCGTAAAGCATTGCTGATAGGTATTTTTCTGCCTTTGTTTTCACAGTTCAGCGGTATCAACGCCATTATTTATTACGGGCCCAGCATATTAAGCGATGCGGGACTAAGCCTGAGCAACTCCCTGATGAGCCAGATCATTCTGGGACTGGCAAACATGCTGTTTACGCTAGTTGCTATTTGGAAAGTGGATAGCTGGGGGCGCAGGCCATTGTATATCTTCGGCACGATCGGCGCTACCGTTGCGCTGTTTCTGACTGGCCTTTGCTTTTATATGGGGGCAACCACCAGTCTTGTGCTCCTCATTTGTGTGCTGGCATTCCTTGCGTGTTTTGCCTTTTCGATAGGACCGCTGAAGTTTGTCGTAGCTTCGGAGATTTTTCCCGGAAAGATCCGAGGCAGGGCAATGGCCATCAGCATTATGGTGATGTGGGTTGCCGATACCATTGTGGGCCAATTAACACCAATGCTACTGCGGAATGTGGGCACAGCCAATACATTCTGGTTCTTCGCCTTCTTTTGTTTGATAGCCTTTATTGTTGTGTATCGCATGCTGCCCGAAACCAAAGGACAATCATTAGAGCAGATCGAAGAGAAATTTGTGGGGCATTAA
- a CDS encoding GH36-type glycosyl hydrolase domain-containing protein produces MRKVQSMSLRLMATFIGLATFQAAFAQVAGQTPLRQMADSVKVMAERLVRTGFTAGDGYGEVWIRDLNTFIEVSCIVNDRDANKVHLLNFLKFQQPDGAILDGYIPKTKNGGYAYYYSDLLPQYAGHKNTVETDQETSLIQAIAKYIRATGDRSILSEYIAGASVQDRLANALKFLLKERFDKKHGLLWGATTVDWGDVQPEHNWGVVLDSSSHRSIDIYDNAMFLIALRDYLEFAELNSNDRRYWQRILASFKTNIRKHLWDRKKRKFRPHIYLEGSPFPADFDESEVYYHGGTATAIEADLLTKKEIREAYVRMQENVRKANASSIGLTIYPVYPVGTFKNTGMVPYSYQNGGDWTWFGGRMVIQLIRYGLLDEAREAITPMLERVIKNKGFYEWYTPDNQPKGSSSFRGEAGVLWTAIRDLNNNACININ; encoded by the coding sequence ATGAGAAAAGTACAGAGCATGTCATTACGTTTAATGGCCACCTTTATCGGGCTGGCCACATTTCAGGCGGCCTTTGCGCAGGTTGCGGGCCAGACGCCGCTACGACAGATGGCAGATTCGGTCAAAGTGATGGCCGAGCGCCTGGTCAGGACCGGGTTTACAGCGGGCGACGGATACGGGGAGGTTTGGATCCGAGATCTGAATACCTTTATTGAGGTTTCTTGCATAGTCAACGACCGCGATGCGAATAAGGTACACCTGCTAAATTTTCTTAAATTTCAGCAGCCCGATGGTGCTATCCTGGATGGCTATATCCCTAAGACCAAGAACGGAGGATATGCATACTACTATTCTGACCTGCTTCCGCAGTATGCCGGGCACAAGAATACGGTGGAAACAGACCAGGAGACTTCGCTGATACAGGCTATTGCCAAGTATATCCGGGCTACTGGCGACCGAAGTATTCTTTCGGAGTACATCGCGGGTGCCAGCGTTCAGGACAGGCTGGCGAATGCCCTTAAATTTCTCTTGAAGGAACGTTTCGATAAAAAGCATGGCCTGCTCTGGGGAGCAACGACTGTAGACTGGGGCGATGTACAGCCTGAGCATAACTGGGGCGTGGTGTTAGACAGCAGTTCACATAGAAGCATCGATATCTACGATAATGCCATGTTCCTCATAGCGCTCAGGGACTATTTGGAATTCGCAGAATTGAACTCAAATGACCGCAGGTACTGGCAGCGTATACTGGCAAGCTTTAAGACGAACATCCGTAAGCATTTATGGGACAGGAAAAAAAGGAAGTTCAGGCCGCATATTTATCTTGAGGGCTCTCCGTTTCCGGCCGATTTCGATGAGTCGGAGGTATACTATCACGGTGGAACTGCCACTGCGATTGAAGCAGATTTGCTTACTAAAAAGGAAATCAGGGAAGCTTATGTCAGAATGCAGGAGAATGTCAGGAAGGCAAATGCTTCCTCTATTGGCCTCACCATCTATCCGGTATATCCAGTGGGCACCTTCAAGAACACGGGCATGGTACCTTATTCCTATCAGAATGGTGGCGACTGGACCTGGTTTGGCGGTCGGATGGTGATACAACTGATCCGCTACGGCCTGCTGGACGAGGCCAGGGAAGCCATCACACCGATGCTGGAAAGGGTAATCAAAAACAAGGGCTTTTATGAGTGGTACACGCCCGATAATCAGCCTAAAGGTTCTTCCAGTTTCAGGGGAGAAGCGGGGGTGCTGTGGACCGCCATCAGGGACTTAAATAATAACGCATGTATAAACATAAATTAA
- a CDS encoding DegT/DnrJ/EryC1/StrS family aminotransferase, translating into METATLTGQDIAYEDLHALNKPFMEAYQQSFTDSLNKGWFVLGDKVRAFEQAFARYNGSAHCVSVASGLDALVLGLQYFDFPEGSEVIVPSNTYIATILAIYHCRLVPVLVEPDLATYNIDPEQTAAAVTSRTRAIMVVHLYGKPCNMEAIMAIAARHDLRVIEDCAQSHGAEFMGRKTGTFGDFGAFSFYPTKNLGALGDGGALLTSDTSRAEKIRALRNYGCHEKYYNEYIGINSRLDEIQAGFLSVKLAALDQINAHKRALASRYDEGLKADFIKPLKQEGYTDVYHIYTVRHPERDKLRAYLLANNIKTEIHYPVPPHHQNALRDKLKGAFPVSELIHRSTLSLPISFCHAREEIDRVVEVMNAF; encoded by the coding sequence ATGGAAACCGCTACGCTTACCGGCCAGGACATTGCTTACGAGGATCTTCACGCCTTGAATAAGCCGTTCATGGAAGCTTATCAGCAAAGTTTTACTGATAGTTTGAACAAGGGCTGGTTTGTTCTGGGTGATAAGGTCCGTGCGTTTGAACAGGCCTTTGCCCGGTATAACGGGAGTGCGCACTGCGTTTCTGTGGCCTCAGGGCTCGATGCGCTGGTGCTGGGTTTGCAATATTTTGATTTTCCTGAGGGTTCTGAGGTCATCGTCCCTTCCAATACGTATATCGCTACAATTCTGGCCATCTACCACTGCCGGCTGGTGCCTGTACTGGTTGAGCCCGACCTGGCGACTTATAATATCGATCCGGAGCAGACGGCGGCCGCTGTAACGAGTCGGACAAGGGCAATTATGGTAGTGCATTTATATGGCAAGCCTTGCAATATGGAGGCAATCATGGCTATTGCCGCACGTCACGATCTGCGGGTGATCGAGGATTGTGCTCAGTCGCACGGGGCTGAGTTTATGGGTCGGAAGACGGGTACCTTCGGTGATTTTGGTGCGTTCAGCTTTTACCCTACCAAGAATCTGGGTGCGCTGGGCGATGGGGGGGCATTGCTCACCTCTGATACTTCCAGGGCCGAGAAGATAAGGGCGCTACGTAACTACGGCTGCCATGAAAAGTATTATAACGAATATATTGGGATTAACTCCCGGCTGGATGAAATACAGGCTGGCTTTCTATCGGTAAAGCTGGCTGCGCTCGATCAGATCAACGCGCATAAAAGGGCGCTTGCTTCTAGATACGATGAGGGTTTGAAAGCTGATTTTATAAAACCATTAAAGCAGGAAGGTTACACGGACGTGTACCATATTTATACCGTGAGGCATCCCGAGAGGGATAAGCTAAGGGCTTACTTGTTAGCGAATAACATTAAAACGGAAATACATTATCCGGTGCCGCCGCACCATCAAAATGCGCTGAGGGATAAATTAAAGGGAGCTTTTCCAGTATCGGAACTGATACATCGCAGTACATTGAGTTTGCCGATCTCTTTTTGCCATGCGCGGGAGGAGATTGACAGGGTGGTGGAGGTGATGAATGCTTTCTAA
- a CDS encoding DinB family protein: MTNSAINRLERLTEIIPKLLREVDEAALSDKPNAAKWSKKEIIGHLIDSAANNHQRFVRGQFEDTPRITYDQVLWNIANRYQDVNITQLITFWESYNKQLVSLLRNIPGDKLNNCIDTGGEYPLTIAFLIEDYVEHMEHHLKQVIHYE; this comes from the coding sequence ATGACAAATTCAGCCATTAACCGACTTGAACGGCTCACTGAGATAATTCCAAAATTATTAAGAGAAGTAGATGAAGCCGCGTTAAGCGACAAGCCAAACGCTGCAAAATGGAGCAAAAAAGAGATCATTGGGCACCTCATTGACAGCGCGGCCAATAATCATCAGCGGTTTGTTAGAGGTCAGTTTGAGGATACCCCACGCATAACTTACGACCAAGTCTTGTGGAACATAGCCAATCGTTACCAAGACGTGAATATTACGCAACTTATCACCTTCTGGGAATCCTACAATAAACAACTCGTAAGTCTGTTAAGGAACATCCCAGGAGACAAGCTCAACAACTGCATAGATACAGGCGGGGAATATCCTTTAACAATCGCCTTCTTGATTGAGGACTATGTCGAACATATGGAGCATCACTTAAAACAGGTCATTCATTATGAATAA
- a CDS encoding VOC family protein: MSSYKPEGYNSVSPYLIVTGAEKMINLLIEVFGGVPTRRFNTPEGKIMHAEVKIQDSIVMISEASAQYPQNNTLLHVYVENSDETYQRALAFGCEDQGAPKTAEGDSDKRGMFKDFAGNLWAVSTQQS; encoded by the coding sequence ATGAGCAGTTACAAACCAGAAGGATACAATTCCGTTTCGCCCTATCTTATCGTTACAGGCGCCGAGAAAATGATCAACTTACTGATTGAAGTCTTCGGCGGCGTACCTACCAGAAGATTTAATACCCCCGAGGGGAAAATTATGCACGCAGAAGTCAAAATACAGGACTCCATTGTAATGATATCAGAAGCTAGTGCGCAGTATCCGCAAAACAATACTCTTTTGCACGTTTACGTAGAAAACTCCGACGAAACCTACCAGCGCGCACTTGCCTTTGGCTGCGAAGATCAGGGAGCACCCAAAACAGCCGAAGGCGATTCAGATAAACGCGGCATGTTTAAAGACTTTGCAGGAAACCTCTGGGCAGTGAGCACTCAGCAGTCCTGA
- a CDS encoding cupin domain-containing protein: MQSDLFQFEKEIAWEDLGNGIKRQVYGYNDSIMLVKAQFEKGAVGELHQHPHTQVTYVASGLFEMTIGDTVQVIAAGDGYYVPPNSIHGCVCLEPGVLIDSFTPHREDFL; this comes from the coding sequence ATGCAAAGTGATTTATTTCAGTTCGAGAAGGAGATTGCCTGGGAAGATTTAGGAAACGGAATCAAAAGGCAGGTTTACGGCTATAACGACAGTATCATGTTGGTAAAAGCTCAGTTTGAAAAGGGTGCCGTCGGGGAGCTTCATCAACATCCGCATACACAGGTTACTTATGTGGCAAGTGGTTTATTTGAGATGACGATTGGAGATACGGTGCAGGTTATTGCAGCGGGCGATGGTTACTATGTGCCACCCAATTCCATTCATGGGTGTGTTTGCCTGGAACCTGGCGTGCTCATAGACTCCTTTACGCCGCACAGAGAAGATTTTCTTTGA
- a CDS encoding LLM class flavin-dependent oxidoreductase: MAKHHVEYSLLELAIVPKGSTIKETLNNSLVIAKEAERFDYKRFWFAEHHNSGYIGSSAPSLLIGYVAENTDKIRVGSGGVMLPNHSPLVVAEQFGTLAHLYPGRIDLGIGRAPGTDRETAEAIRSDFMRAAHAFPRELEKIQDYFSIENKFSKVRAAIAEGTDVELYLLGSSTDSAHLAAKKGLPYAFASHFASTHLFTALDIYREEFKPSEFLAAPYTMAGINVFVADTDEEAQRLFTTIIRMFMGVLTGMPQPLQPPTDMTDEYFELLSHPSLQQMLKFSFVGSKETVERQVREFLEETGVDELIVVCPTYSLEDRIKSVRLFAEVMTGINGSELNPDDFKNFIG; encoded by the coding sequence ATGGCTAAACATCATGTGGAATACTCGCTTTTGGAACTTGCAATTGTTCCTAAGGGAAGTACAATAAAGGAGACGCTGAACAATTCGCTGGTGATAGCGAAAGAGGCGGAACGGTTTGATTATAAAAGGTTTTGGTTTGCAGAGCATCATAACTCGGGTTACATTGGAAGCAGTGCACCGTCCTTGCTGATTGGCTATGTGGCTGAGAACACAGATAAGATAAGGGTTGGTTCGGGGGGTGTTATGCTTCCAAACCATTCGCCGCTTGTGGTGGCTGAACAGTTTGGTACGCTTGCTCATTTATATCCCGGGCGCATCGACCTGGGGATTGGGAGGGCACCAGGCACAGACCGGGAGACTGCAGAGGCGATACGATCAGATTTTATGAGGGCTGCGCATGCTTTTCCGCGTGAGCTGGAAAAGATTCAGGATTATTTTTCCATAGAGAATAAGTTCTCGAAGGTTAGGGCGGCGATTGCAGAGGGTACGGATGTGGAATTATACCTCCTTGGATCTAGCACGGATAGCGCCCATCTGGCTGCCAAGAAAGGCTTGCCCTATGCTTTTGCAAGCCATTTTGCTTCTACACATCTTTTTACGGCGCTGGATATCTACAGGGAGGAGTTTAAGCCTTCTGAGTTTTTGGCAGCGCCTTATACCATGGCAGGCATCAATGTTTTTGTCGCGGATACGGATGAAGAGGCGCAAAGGTTATTCACCACCATAATCAGGATGTTTATGGGCGTGTTAACAGGAATGCCTCAGCCGCTACAACCGCCAACTGATATGACGGATGAATACTTTGAGTTGCTGAGCCACCCTTCGCTGCAACAGATGCTGAAATTCTCGTTTGTGGGTAGTAAGGAAACGGTTGAACGACAGGTCCGGGAATTTCTTGAGGAGACGGGGGTCGATGAACTTATTGTCGTATGTCCGACATATTCGCTCGAAGACAGAATTAAGTCTGTCCGATTGTTTGCCGAGGTGATGACCGGCATCAATGGATCGGAATTAAATCCTGACGATTTTAAAAATTTTATTGGGTGA
- a CDS encoding glycosyl transferase has protein sequence MLNFCTLFNSTYLSRGLAMYQSLEEHCSSFHLYVFAFDDHCYEVLSRLGLVHATVVSLNAFENERLLSVKNDRTAGEYCWTCASSTIKYCLQTYALDHCTYVDADLMFFSDPQVLLNEMGDKSVLITPHRYTPKYDQTAMSGVYCVQFMTFKSTPEGMEVLDEWVNKCIEWCYSRCEDGKFGDQKYLDDWQQKFSTVHVLKHLGGGVAPWNVQQYKLSIKDGRLRGKEIASGNTFDLIFYHYHGFQYTAKDIYSLSGSCYTLLRNAVKYVYRPYIRQLNKAERVARLINRNVNAHEITDDLQWIKSVPGRALVFFLRGYYKNLYKKNALTYGFLN, from the coding sequence ATGCTAAATTTCTGTACGCTTTTTAATTCTACTTATTTGTCAAGGGGCCTGGCCATGTACCAGTCGCTCGAAGAACACTGTTCAAGTTTCCATTTGTATGTGTTTGCATTTGATGACCACTGTTATGAGGTGCTGAGCAGACTCGGACTTGTTCATGCTACCGTTGTAAGCCTGAATGCCTTCGAAAATGAGCGCCTGCTGAGTGTTAAGAATGACCGCACAGCTGGGGAATATTGCTGGACCTGTGCATCGTCGACGATTAAGTATTGTTTGCAGACTTATGCGCTCGACCACTGCACCTATGTGGATGCTGACCTAATGTTTTTCAGTGATCCGCAGGTCCTGCTTAATGAAATGGGGGATAAATCGGTGTTGATTACACCGCACCGCTATACGCCTAAGTATGACCAGACTGCCATGAGTGGGGTTTACTGCGTGCAGTTTATGACTTTTAAATCTACGCCCGAAGGTATGGAGGTACTGGATGAATGGGTGAATAAATGTATTGAATGGTGCTACAGCCGTTGTGAGGATGGTAAATTCGGGGATCAAAAATATCTTGACGACTGGCAGCAAAAATTTAGTACCGTTCACGTGCTGAAACATCTGGGGGGTGGCGTTGCCCCCTGGAATGTTCAGCAATATAAACTCTCAATAAAGGATGGTCGCCTGCGGGGAAAAGAGATTGCATCAGGCAATACGTTCGACCTCATCTTTTATCATTACCACGGGTTTCAATATACAGCTAAAGATATTTACAGCCTTTCGGGCAGTTGCTATACGCTCCTCAGGAATGCTGTTAAATATGTGTACAGGCCATATATCCGACAGTTAAATAAGGCGGAACGGGTGGCGCGTTTGATCAACAGAAATGTGAACGCTCATGAAATCACCGATGATCTGCAGTGGATTAAATCTGTTCCTGGTCGCGCGCTGGTATTTTTTCTACGTGGCTATTATAAAAACCTGTACAAGAAAAATGCACTGACTTACGGCTTTTTGAATTGA
- a CDS encoding class I mannose-6-phosphate isomerase, which yields MYDIAQAESNNPASADKEVDRKPTLPQNISNRSDIAAYDIFPFHQLGSGKIHSGYDGLAAWMSGYDAVVIDGFNGVFWAVVQHELDNAFERIGKRVNWVLAADFMRAAGEIDRMVQPFLGSGDSVWGTKSTLQIQDFFDMDAFKAVRPAEGYDLNIVVGTGATLAGWEAPVVYIDLPKNVLQYRMRAGKATNFGAARAEESGHMYKRAYFVDWVVLNAYKQQLLSKIAVMADTQWDQSVNWLLYPDLADGLTKLSRSVFRVRPWFEPGAWGGHWMQERIEGLDKSEVNYAWSFEMIVPENGIVFESDGNLLEVSFDCLMFHDHKAVLGKHADVFKTEFPIRFDFLDTWDGGNLSIQCHPSKNYIRETFGENFTQDETYYILDAKEDAGVYLGFTEDIKPEQFREKLEYSLAHNEEIDVLNYVQLHPAKKHDFFLIPNGTVHSAAANNLVLEISATPYIFTFKVYDWVRLDLSGMPRPINIDHAFKNLDFSRKGNKVQDELISKPQVIDEGGDWQLVHLPTHAEHFYDVHRLEFDSTMVVETNGLCHILMLVEGTSLTITTADGTTSRFHYAETFAVPAAALSYTLHNEGGQRAKVVKAFVKPDFSQL from the coding sequence ATGTACGACATAGCACAAGCAGAAAGTAACAACCCAGCTTCGGCTGACAAGGAGGTTGATCGAAAACCGACATTACCACAGAACATTTCAAACAGATCAGACATCGCAGCCTACGATATTTTTCCATTCCACCAGCTTGGCTCTGGTAAAATTCATTCTGGCTATGACGGCCTGGCTGCCTGGATGAGCGGTTATGATGCCGTTGTGATCGACGGATTTAACGGTGTTTTCTGGGCCGTAGTTCAGCATGAACTGGATAATGCATTTGAGCGTATCGGAAAAAGAGTGAACTGGGTGCTGGCTGCGGATTTCATGCGTGCCGCTGGGGAAATAGACAGAATGGTGCAACCCTTCCTGGGCAGCGGTGATTCTGTGTGGGGGACTAAGTCGACCCTGCAGATACAAGATTTCTTTGATATGGATGCTTTTAAAGCAGTGCGCCCGGCCGAAGGATATGACCTGAACATCGTTGTTGGCACAGGAGCCACATTGGCAGGCTGGGAGGCACCGGTGGTATATATCGATTTGCCTAAAAACGTCTTGCAATACCGTATGCGGGCTGGCAAAGCTACAAATTTTGGTGCAGCGCGGGCAGAAGAATCCGGACACATGTATAAGCGGGCCTATTTTGTGGACTGGGTGGTACTTAATGCTTATAAGCAGCAGTTGCTTTCTAAGATTGCTGTAATGGCCGACACCCAATGGGATCAGTCGGTGAATTGGCTGCTTTACCCCGATCTGGCCGACGGTCTGACCAAACTTAGTCGCTCGGTATTCCGGGTGCGGCCGTGGTTTGAGCCTGGCGCCTGGGGTGGGCATTGGATGCAGGAGAGGATTGAGGGACTGGACAAGTCGGAAGTAAACTACGCCTGGTCGTTCGAGATGATCGTTCCTGAGAACGGGATCGTGTTTGAGAGTGATGGCAATTTGCTGGAGGTGTCGTTCGACTGTTTGATGTTCCACGATCACAAGGCTGTTTTGGGCAAGCATGCCGATGTGTTTAAAACAGAGTTTCCGATCCGTTTCGATTTTCTGGATACCTGGGATGGAGGCAACCTTTCGATTCAATGCCATCCGTCTAAAAACTATATCCGGGAAACCTTTGGGGAGAACTTTACGCAGGACGAGACCTATTATATTTTAGACGCCAAGGAAGATGCGGGTGTTTACCTTGGTTTTACGGAAGATATCAAGCCTGAGCAATTCAGGGAGAAACTCGAATACAGTCTGGCTCACAATGAAGAGATAGACGTGCTTAACTACGTGCAGCTTCATCCGGCTAAGAAACATGATTTCTTTTTAATCCCGAACGGTACGGTGCATAGTGCTGCCGCAAATAATCTGGTGCTGGAGATCAGCGCGACGCCTTACATTTTTACCTTTAAGGTATACGATTGGGTGAGGCTGGATCTTTCTGGAATGCCGCGGCCGATCAATATAGATCATGCTTTTAAAAACCTTGATTTCAGTCGCAAAGGCAATAAGGTGCAGGATGAGCTGATCAGTAAGCCACAGGTGATTGATGAAGGAGGTGACTGGCAACTGGTGCATCTGCCTACACATGCGGAGCATTTTTATGATGTACACCGGTTGGAATTCGACAGCACGATGGTGGTGGAAACCAATGGTCTGTGCCATATTCTGATGCTGGTGGAGGGTACAAGCCTGACCATCACTACGGCAGACGGCACGACATCGCGCTTCCATTATGCCGAAACTTTCGCTGTTCCAGCTGCGGCCCTGAGCTATACCCTACACAATGAAGGGGGGCAGAGAGCTAAGGTGGTAAAAGCTTTTGTAAAACCGGATTTCAGTCAGCTTTAA
- a CDS encoding methyltransferase, TIGR04325 family: MFKALLSKRKKSDWGWSGDYPSWDAVSALSGGYDQDVILDRVGSALMKVKMGEAVYERDSALFDEPEIPYSILGYILASAATSGRALHILDFGGSLGSSYFQLRRYLPEATCASWNVVEQPHFVAVGKRDFEDERLKFFNSIEECLSCTVVDLVLLSSVVQYLQHPHEFLDRLAGYGFPFLLFDRTAVHHVKRDRLTLQVVPPSIYEATYPAWFLNQERFLAHFFSQYTLIAEFPSYVQGEENLLIDGKPQGYGKGFYLVNSSNPLS; the protein is encoded by the coding sequence ATGTTCAAAGCACTTTTGTCAAAGCGTAAAAAAAGCGACTGGGGCTGGTCTGGCGACTACCCTTCCTGGGACGCTGTCAGCGCGTTGTCTGGTGGTTATGATCAGGACGTGATTCTTGACCGGGTTGGTTCTGCGCTGATGAAGGTAAAGATGGGAGAGGCGGTTTACGAACGCGATTCTGCGCTGTTTGACGAGCCTGAGATTCCTTATTCGATACTAGGTTATATTCTTGCAAGTGCGGCAACGAGTGGCCGGGCACTGCATATACTTGATTTTGGCGGTTCGCTGGGAAGCAGCTACTTTCAGCTGAGGCGGTATTTGCCGGAGGCGACCTGTGCCAGCTGGAATGTGGTTGAGCAGCCGCACTTTGTTGCGGTGGGCAAGCGCGATTTTGAGGATGAAAGACTAAAATTCTTTAACAGTATTGAGGAATGTCTTTCCTGCACAGTGGTAGATTTGGTGCTGCTTTCGAGTGTTGTACAGTACCTGCAGCATCCTCATGAGTTTCTGGACCGGTTGGCCGGATATGGTTTTCCTTTCCTGCTGTTCGACCGTACGGCGGTTCATCATGTGAAGCGTGACCGGCTTACTTTGCAGGTCGTTCCGCCGTCGATATATGAGGCAACGTATCCTGCCTGGTTCCTTAACCAGGAGCGGTTTTTAGCACATTTCTTTTCGCAGTATACCTTGATCGCTGAGTTCCCCTCTTATGTTCAAGGCGAGGAAAACCTGCTTATTGATGGCAAACCGCAGGGTTATGGCAAGGGCTTTTATCTGGTTAATTCGTCGAATCCACTTAGTTGA